In a genomic window of Meleagris gallopavo isolate NT-WF06-2002-E0010 breed Aviagen turkey brand Nicholas breeding stock chromosome 1, Turkey_5.1, whole genome shotgun sequence:
- the LOC104912041 gene encoding pleckstrin homology domain-containing family A member 5-like isoform X1 has translation MNFPGDCHNERKVTCKHPVTGQPSQDNCIFVVNEQTAAAMTSEEKKERPVSVICEATNYNLTSDYAAHPMSPVGRTSRSSKKVHNFGKRSNSIKRNPNAPVVRRGWLYKQDSTGMKLWKKRWFVLSDLCLFYYRDEKEEGILGSILLPSFQISVLSPEDHINRKYAFKVRKSIFCFILCLKTQ, from the exons TCATAATGAACGAAAAGTAACCTGCAAACATCCGGTAACGGGACAGCCATCGCAGGACaactgtatttttgttgtgaATGAACA GACTGCTGCAGCAATGAcgtctgaagaaaagaaggagagaCCTGTAAGCGTGATATGTGAAGCAACTAACTATAATCTGACATCAGATTATGCTGCTCATCCCATGAGCCCTGTGGGCAGA ACATCACGATCATCAAAGAAGGTTCATAATTTTGGAAAGAGATCAAACTCAATAAAGAGAAATCCTAATGCACCAGTTGTCAGACGTGGCTGGCTCTACAAACAG GATAGTACTGGAATGAAGTTGTGGAAGAAGCGGTGGTTTGTGCTCTCAGATCTGTGCCTCTTCTATTACAGGG atgagaaagaagaaggaataCTAGGTAGTATACTTCTACCTAGTTTTCAGATATCTGTGCTTTCTCCTGAGGACCATATTAACCGGAAATATGCCTTTAAAGtaagaaaatcaattttttgttttattttatgtctgaaaacacaataa
- the LOC104912041 gene encoding pleckstrin homology domain-containing family A member 5-like isoform X2: MNFPGDCHNERKVTCKHPVTGQPSQDNCIFVVNEQTAAAMTSEEKKERPVSVICEATNYNLTSDYAAHPMSPVGRTSRSSKKVHNFGKRSNSIKRNPNAPVVRRGWLYKQDSTGMKLWKKRWFVLSDLCLFYYRELRERCFSVSLEDKRLLALISEGYCCNK, translated from the exons TCATAATGAACGAAAAGTAACCTGCAAACATCCGGTAACGGGACAGCCATCGCAGGACaactgtatttttgttgtgaATGAACA GACTGCTGCAGCAATGAcgtctgaagaaaagaaggagagaCCTGTAAGCGTGATATGTGAAGCAACTAACTATAATCTGACATCAGATTATGCTGCTCATCCCATGAGCCCTGTGGGCAGA ACATCACGATCATCAAAGAAGGTTCATAATTTTGGAAAGAGATCAAACTCAATAAAGAGAAATCCTAATGCACCAGTTGTCAGACGTGGCTGGCTCTACAAACAG GATAGTACTGGAATGAAGTTGTGGAAGAAGCGGTGGTTTGTGCTCTCAGATCTGTGCCTCTTCTATTACAGGG AGCTTAGAGAAcgctgtttttctgtttcactggAGGATAAAAGACTGCTTGCTCTCATATCAGAAGGTTATTGTTGCAACAAATAA